A region of Sulfurimonas sp. DNA encodes the following proteins:
- a CDS encoding helix-turn-helix transcriptional regulator: MNINSNILNIRKELRLNQTDFAKKLNSTQGQISSYEKGQVEPPLKIIINMNKIFNVNINWLITGKGEIFIQDCNGINVNHCSNVAINGFIKVNTNDYADSEEIQELLELLKEVPKSWIDKILIKLKKQLQAFDEEF, translated from the coding sequence ACTCAGGTTAAATCAAACAGATTTTGCTAAAAAACTCAATAGTACACAGGGTCAAATTTCTAGTTATGAGAAAGGGCAAGTAGAACCTCCGCTAAAAATAATTATAAACATGAATAAAATATTTAATGTAAATATTAATTGGTTAATAACTGGTAAAGGCGAGATATTTATTCAAGACTGTAATGGCATTAATGTTAATCATTGTAGTAATGTAGCAATAAACGGTTTTATCAAAGTGAATACAAATGACTACGCAGATAGTGAAGAGATTCAGGAGCTTCTTGAACTTCTAAAAGAAGTTCCTAAGTCTTGGATTGATAAAATCTTAATTAAACTAAAAAAACAACTTCAAGCTTTTGACGAAGAGTTTTAA